One window of the Shewanella khirikhana genome contains the following:
- a CDS encoding tetratricopeptide repeat protein, producing MKMSVGQAYLMALQSFQQNDFHLAYRYLNPIVKQVPQHLDAHFLLGLCARKLGDSDMAARILLDLLKKKRLPDYLIALGNLYVQQQLYTEAESLYKEVLARQPHHDALVNLSRVYFVQANWLAAKDALKGALAIKPGDRPSRLSYIECLRQLGEEGVALKELRVFIQQPDLSQQLIEKAAFLFFSLGSPVEATQVLVTRCQMDNISGATMDLMYKLIADRKTHCIVAAWLAKVPATHPCYRQSLDIRFRTLWGGERDQAFSVYEWSDLNVAGVFEDYVKKLMKCGLYEKAYRALHSGSSTTFGVTFLKGVLALEMNAPEEAHSCFDALLETNSEDGQLLEFKAKACLASEQISEARALMDTRLKQADLTQGSYALYGTVLKKSGDFKAYRQLFDYDRLVQFRSVDLKTDNLYEDLLGYLTDLHSLNYEPFEQSLRGGSQTVGQLFDSQVPVIVELKKRILRQLTGLKRGDEIGSLSPLANIASDDLIIKDSWSVLLHSGHFHANHFHNAGDYSACLYLDVSGVGQVAGEGWLKFGQAELGEWFKDHPDFIVQPKEGLLVVFPSYMWHGTESFSANHQRMTVAFDIKFI from the coding sequence ATGAAAATGAGCGTCGGGCAGGCCTATCTCATGGCACTTCAATCGTTTCAACAGAACGACTTTCATCTGGCCTATAGGTATCTGAACCCCATTGTTAAACAGGTTCCACAGCATCTGGATGCCCACTTTTTGCTCGGCCTGTGCGCTAGAAAGCTGGGGGACTCTGATATGGCTGCTCGTATTCTATTGGATTTGTTGAAAAAGAAACGCTTGCCAGACTATCTGATTGCACTGGGCAACTTATATGTCCAACAGCAGCTGTATACCGAAGCAGAAAGCCTTTATAAGGAGGTGTTGGCACGGCAGCCACACCACGATGCGTTGGTGAATTTGTCGCGAGTTTACTTTGTACAAGCCAACTGGCTTGCCGCGAAGGATGCCCTCAAAGGGGCTCTTGCTATCAAACCTGGGGATAGGCCTTCGAGGCTGTCATACATTGAATGTTTAAGACAGTTGGGTGAGGAAGGCGTTGCTCTAAAAGAGCTCAGGGTTTTCATTCAACAACCTGATTTGTCCCAACAGTTAATTGAAAAAGCGGCCTTTTTATTTTTTTCTCTGGGAAGTCCTGTTGAAGCCACGCAGGTGCTGGTGACCCGGTGTCAAATGGATAATATCTCCGGCGCTACAATGGATTTGATGTATAAGCTTATTGCTGACCGGAAAACGCACTGCATTGTGGCAGCTTGGCTTGCGAAAGTACCGGCAACGCACCCTTGTTATCGTCAATCATTGGACATACGTTTTCGTACGTTATGGGGGGGCGAGCGAGACCAGGCTTTTTCCGTTTATGAGTGGTCTGACTTAAACGTTGCCGGCGTTTTTGAGGACTATGTAAAAAAACTGATGAAATGTGGTCTTTACGAAAAGGCCTACCGAGCACTTCATAGCGGTTCATCAACTACATTCGGTGTGACTTTTCTTAAGGGAGTCCTTGCCCTTGAGATGAATGCTCCAGAAGAAGCGCATAGCTGTTTCGACGCATTGTTAGAAACAAACAGTGAAGATGGTCAATTACTGGAGTTCAAGGCCAAAGCCTGTCTGGCTTCCGAACAAATAAGTGAAGCCCGGGCCTTAATGGATACTCGCCTTAAGCAAGCAGATCTAACTCAGGGTAGCTACGCACTTTATGGGACTGTGCTCAAGAAAAGTGGTGATTTTAAGGCTTACCGGCAACTATTTGATTATGACCGTTTGGTCCAGTTTCGTTCGGTGGACCTTAAAACAGATAATCTATATGAAGATCTGTTAGGTTATTTAACCGATTTACACTCTTTGAATTATGAACCGTTTGAACAGTCGTTGCGCGGTGGGAGTCAGACCGTTGGGCAACTGTTTGATAGTCAGGTTCCGGTGATCGTTGAGTTGAAGAAGCGGATATTGCGGCAGTTGACGGGACTGAAACGTGGCGATGAGATAGGTTCATTGAGCCCTCTGGCCAATATCGCTTCAGACGACTTAATCATCAAAGACTCTTGGTCTGTTCTTTTGCATTCAGGGCACTTTCACGCAAATCATTTTCACAATGCGGGTGACTACAGTGCATGTCTCTACCTTGATGTATCAGGTGTGGGTCAGGTGGCTGGAGAAGGGTGGTTGAAGTTTGGTCAGGCTGAACTAGGCGAGTGGTTCAAAGATCATCCTGACTTCATTGTTCAACCCAAAGAGGGTTTGCTCGTTGTATTTCCATCTTATATGTGGCATGGGACTGAGTCGTTTAGCGCCAATCACCAGAGAATGACAGTCGCATTTGATATCAAGTTTATATAA
- a CDS encoding DUF3450 domain-containing protein, whose translation MSKVSNRTKIATALVGALALAGSNLVVADPLKEVQKADAQIHADAAASQKKVDGYFDQAQDMLFEYGSVADEREALKAYNDYLASLVADQQKTMTSIQDDINGVDKLRQGVVPLMFKMVESLEQFVALDLPFNTEVRKERIDNLKNLLSTAEVTLAEKYRLILDAYSIEREYGTFVAVNTGKLNLDGKEVLVDFFNLGRVALYAQSLDQKTGWMYNTETKGWDKLEDSHLRELTKGIRIARKQGALDLFALPIPAAETAK comes from the coding sequence ATGTCCAAGGTAAGCAATAGAACCAAAATCGCTACTGCACTCGTTGGCGCGTTGGCTCTGGCCGGCAGCAACCTGGTAGTTGCAGATCCTCTGAAAGAGGTTCAGAAAGCCGATGCCCAGATCCACGCCGATGCGGCTGCATCTCAGAAAAAAGTAGATGGCTACTTTGATCAGGCTCAGGACATGCTGTTTGAATACGGCTCTGTCGCTGATGAGCGCGAAGCGCTGAAAGCCTACAACGACTACCTGGCTTCGCTGGTTGCTGACCAGCAGAAGACCATGACGTCTATCCAGGACGACATCAACGGTGTTGATAAGCTGCGTCAGGGTGTTGTGCCCCTGATGTTTAAAATGGTTGAGTCACTGGAGCAGTTTGTTGCTCTGGATCTGCCATTCAACACCGAAGTACGCAAAGAGCGTATTGATAACCTGAAAAACCTCCTCAGCACTGCTGAAGTTACCTTGGCCGAAAAATATCGTCTTATCCTGGATGCTTACAGCATCGAGCGTGAGTACGGCACTTTCGTTGCAGTTAACACTGGTAAGTTGAACCTCGACGGTAAAGAAGTGCTGGTTGACTTCTTCAACCTGGGCCGTGTTGCTCTGTATGCTCAGAGCTTGGACCAGAAGACCGGTTGGATGTACAACACTGAAACCAAAGGTTGGGACAAGCTGGAAGACAGCCACCTGCGTGAGCTGACCAAAGGCATCCGCATTGCCCGTAAGCAGGGCGCTCTTGACCTCTTTGCGTTACCAATTCCAGCTGCGGAGACTGCAAAATAA
- a CDS encoding MotA/TolQ/ExbB proton channel family protein, with protein MKKLISTAVVAASLSLTAGMVSAADAPKTIDQLLQQVKTERVAEGKVNAKREAEFKAERGDKAALLQREKSALAAEKQRGKDLNQAFIDNERKIAQLEEDLKTAQGDLGEMFGVVKGEAGDFAGKLVGSNVSAQYPKRDVFIADLGSRKQLPKIEELEKFWQEQLFEMAESGKVVKFEAAVTDIDGNVVNTTVHRIGAFNLTADGKYVVYNPELGLIQQLSAQPEGYQVAPIAKWEAATSGAEKMYIDPARGTLLNIFTQKASFEDRIEAGGPIGYIIIGILALGLLIGLERLLTLFVIGSKVKAQSKNVANPGNNALGRILKVYQDNKDADVETLELKLDEAILKETPAIETRISIIKVLAAIAPMMGLLGTVTGMIATFQSIQLFGTGDPKLMAGGISMALVTTVQGLVAALPLMLVHAIVVARSKTIVQTLEEQSAGIIAEHAEKRAN; from the coding sequence ATGAAGAAGCTAATTTCTACCGCCGTTGTTGCGGCCAGTCTGTCACTCACTGCCGGTATGGTTAGTGCTGCCGACGCGCCAAAGACTATCGATCAGCTGCTGCAGCAGGTGAAAACCGAGCGTGTAGCTGAAGGCAAAGTCAACGCCAAGCGCGAAGCCGAGTTCAAAGCTGAGCGTGGTGATAAAGCGGCACTGCTGCAGCGTGAAAAATCTGCCCTGGCTGCCGAAAAGCAGCGTGGCAAGGACCTGAACCAAGCCTTCATCGACAACGAGCGTAAAATCGCTCAGCTCGAAGAAGACCTGAAAACTGCTCAGGGTGACCTGGGTGAGATGTTCGGTGTGGTTAAAGGTGAAGCCGGTGATTTCGCTGGTAAGCTGGTAGGTTCTAACGTTTCTGCTCAGTACCCTAAGCGTGACGTGTTCATCGCTGACCTGGGTTCTCGCAAGCAGCTGCCAAAAATCGAAGAACTGGAAAAGTTCTGGCAAGAGCAGCTGTTCGAAATGGCCGAGTCTGGCAAAGTGGTTAAGTTCGAAGCTGCCGTAACCGACATCGACGGTAACGTAGTGAACACCACTGTACACCGTATCGGTGCATTCAACCTGACTGCCGATGGCAAGTATGTTGTTTACAACCCAGAACTGGGTCTGATCCAGCAGCTGTCTGCTCAGCCAGAAGGCTACCAGGTTGCACCTATCGCCAAGTGGGAAGCCGCTACCAGCGGTGCTGAGAAGATGTACATCGATCCAGCTCGCGGTACTCTGCTGAACATCTTCACTCAGAAAGCCTCTTTCGAAGACCGTATCGAAGCCGGTGGTCCTATCGGTTACATCATCATCGGTATTCTGGCTCTGGGTCTGCTGATTGGTCTTGAGCGTCTGCTGACTCTGTTCGTGATCGGTTCTAAAGTTAAGGCTCAGTCCAAGAACGTGGCCAACCCAGGTAACAACGCTCTGGGCCGTATCCTGAAAGTGTATCAGGACAACAAAGATGCCGACGTTGAAACTCTGGAGCTGAAACTGGATGAAGCCATCCTGAAAGAAACTCCTGCGATTGAGACTCGTATCTCTATCATCAAAGTACTGGCCGCTATCGCTCCTATGATGGGTCTGCTGGGTACCGTAACCGGTATGATTGCAACCTTCCAGAGCATCCAGCTGTTCGGTACTGGCGATCCAAAACTGATGGCCGGCGGTATCTCTATGGCGCTGGTTACTACTGTACAGGGTCTGGTTGCCGCACTGCCACTGATGCTGGTTCACGCTATCGTGGTAGCTCGCAGCAAGACTATCGTACAAACTCTCGAAGAGCAGAGTGCGGGTATCATTGCTGAACACGCTGAGAAGAGGGCTAACTAA
- a CDS encoding MotA/TolQ/ExbB proton channel family protein: protein MMLFLMDVWDSVRGFMATGGDVLWLVAVVLFVMWVLMLERFWYLNWVAPKEHLAIISAWEAREETTSWYAHRIREAWVSQAKQDMNARMLMIKTLVALCPMIGLLGTVTGMITVFDVMAVQGTSNARMMAAGISQATMPTMAGMVAALSGVFFSTRLDAKMRISLERLKDSLPHH from the coding sequence ATGATGCTATTCCTGATGGATGTTTGGGATTCCGTCAGGGGCTTCATGGCCACCGGGGGCGACGTCCTCTGGCTTGTAGCGGTTGTGCTGTTTGTCATGTGGGTGTTGATGTTGGAGCGCTTTTGGTACCTGAACTGGGTAGCACCAAAAGAGCATCTGGCCATCATCTCTGCATGGGAAGCCAGGGAAGAAACAACTTCCTGGTATGCTCACCGTATCCGTGAAGCTTGGGTATCCCAAGCGAAGCAAGATATGAACGCGCGTATGCTGATGATCAAGACCTTAGTGGCGCTTTGCCCCATGATTGGTCTGCTCGGTACCGTTACCGGTATGATCACAGTGTTCGATGTGATGGCAGTACAGGGCACCAGTAATGCTCGTATGATGGCGGCTGGTATCTCTCAAGCAACTATGCCAACTATGGCTGGGATGGTTGCGGCACTCTCAGGGGTATTCTTCAGTACCCGTCTGGATGCCAAAATGAGAATTAGCCTTGAGCGGCTGAAAGACAGCCTGCCACACCACTAA
- a CDS encoding ExbD/TolR family protein, whose protein sequence is MARKKHSSVDEEAQIDMTPMLDIVFIMLIFFIVTTSFVKPSGLDYNKPPAAQATKKPSANIFIGVSKTGVIMMENRQVDIERVTANVERMLAEAPEASVLIQADKEAQHGIVVKVLDQVKAAGIDKIAVSAGND, encoded by the coding sequence ATGGCTCGTAAAAAGCATTCCAGCGTAGACGAGGAAGCTCAAATCGACATGACCCCGATGCTCGACATCGTGTTCATCATGCTGATCTTCTTCATCGTAACTACTTCGTTCGTGAAGCCATCTGGTTTGGACTACAACAAGCCTCCGGCAGCACAGGCGACCAAGAAGCCATCTGCTAACATCTTTATCGGTGTAAGCAAGACTGGTGTGATCATGATGGAAAACCGTCAGGTTGACATCGAGCGCGTCACTGCAAACGTTGAACGTATGCTGGCGGAAGCGCCGGAAGCCTCTGTTCTGATCCAGGCCGACAAAGAAGCCCAACACGGCATCGTTGTTAAGGTTCTGGACCAGGTGAAGGCTGCCGGTATCGACAAGATCGCGGTATCTGCGGGGAACGACTAA
- a CDS encoding energy transducer TonB produces the protein MLRALVSIIIGALVTFGLFWFMAALVGGGATRHDNSTESPVIEITMDRQDAKAQNKPRVVPKPPPPPEQPPKPDTTPPDTSTNIDGGLTFNMGGLEAGGASTGFKLGNMMTRDGDATPIVRIEPQYPIAAARDGKEGWVQLRFTINEIGGVDDVEVIAAEPKRVFDKEAIRALKKWKYKPKVVDGQAQKQTGMTVQLDFKLDKGGK, from the coding sequence ATGTTGAGAGCACTAGTATCTATCATTATTGGTGCTTTGGTGACATTTGGTTTGTTCTGGTTCATGGCTGCCTTGGTCGGAGGTGGCGCCACGCGCCACGATAACTCCACCGAGTCCCCGGTGATTGAAATCACCATGGACAGGCAGGATGCGAAGGCGCAGAACAAGCCGAGGGTGGTGCCTAAGCCACCCCCACCACCAGAGCAGCCGCCAAAGCCGGATACCACTCCGCCAGACACGTCGACTAACATCGACGGCGGCCTTACCTTTAACATGGGTGGCCTTGAGGCCGGTGGTGCCAGCACTGGGTTTAAACTGGGTAACATGATGACCCGCGATGGCGATGCAACGCCAATCGTGCGTATCGAACCTCAGTATCCTATTGCTGCGGCACGTGACGGTAAGGAAGGTTGGGTACAGCTGCGCTTCACCATTAACGAGATTGGTGGTGTTGATGACGTTGAAGTTATCGCCGCAGAACCCAAGCGTGTATTCGATAAAGAAGCGATTCGCGCGCTCAAAAAGTGGAAGTACAAGCCAAAGGTTGTTGATGGCCAAGCCCAGAAGCAAACCGGTATGACTGTACAGTTGGACTTTAAACTGGATAAGGGAGGCAAATAA
- a CDS encoding tetratricopeptide repeat protein yields MRQVNKLASALLLSLTAGALVVPMAQAVEKCPMEKRQSRAVGESVGKKVQKSFEAYTNGQVDEAIAILLEANAKGDFDKAYVARMLGNFYAEKGQMGTAIKYMKQAVDADVLGGTDHAASMKLYADLLIQEKKWKEAIAVYYKWMDFACKTDDPVVYRRIGIAYSELKQWDKVVEVADKGLSHAKEPDKNLYQMKLTAYFEKKQYKNAVKVLETMVPLFQDDKRLWIQLAQFYLLTEDFPRSLQTYDLCYRNGFLKEDGSNLTRFTQLLASQGAPYRASTIMEKYMKAGVIETNAKNYEQLANFYSNAKETVKAAEFYGKAAEEKNDGKLYLKQGRMLALAEKYSAAIPVLEKALNAGVEHPGEVHFELALAHLQLKQYKSAHRRAKLAAQDKKTERSAKSYVSYIEEKARINNVTL; encoded by the coding sequence ATGCGTCAAGTCAATAAACTTGCCAGCGCTCTGTTGCTGTCCCTGACTGCCGGCGCCTTGGTTGTTCCCATGGCGCAGGCTGTTGAAAAGTGTCCAATGGAAAAGCGCCAGTCCCGAGCTGTTGGAGAAAGTGTAGGTAAGAAGGTACAAAAGTCCTTCGAAGCCTACACCAACGGCCAGGTTGACGAAGCGATTGCTATTCTGCTTGAAGCCAATGCCAAAGGTGACTTTGACAAGGCCTATGTTGCCCGTATGCTGGGTAACTTTTATGCCGAGAAGGGCCAGATGGGCACTGCTATCAAGTACATGAAGCAAGCCGTTGACGCCGATGTACTGGGCGGAACCGACCATGCAGCCTCGATGAAGCTGTATGCGGATCTGCTCATCCAGGAGAAGAAGTGGAAAGAGGCTATTGCCGTTTACTATAAGTGGATGGACTTTGCCTGTAAGACTGACGATCCTGTGGTATATCGTCGCATCGGTATCGCGTACAGCGAACTGAAGCAGTGGGACAAGGTAGTTGAGGTTGCAGACAAAGGTCTGTCTCACGCCAAAGAGCCCGATAAGAACCTGTATCAGATGAAATTGACTGCTTACTTTGAGAAGAAGCAGTACAAGAACGCTGTAAAGGTACTTGAGACCATGGTTCCGTTGTTCCAGGACGACAAACGTCTTTGGATCCAGTTGGCACAGTTTTATCTGCTGACCGAGGATTTTCCTCGTTCGCTGCAGACCTATGATCTGTGCTACCGCAACGGCTTCCTGAAAGAAGACGGCAGCAACCTGACTCGCTTCACTCAGCTGCTTGCCAGCCAGGGCGCTCCTTATCGTGCCAGTACCATCATGGAAAAATACATGAAGGCTGGTGTGATTGAGACCAACGCCAAGAACTACGAGCAATTGGCTAACTTCTACTCCAATGCCAAAGAAACGGTAAAAGCTGCCGAATTCTATGGCAAGGCTGCAGAAGAGAAGAACGATGGCAAGCTGTATCTGAAGCAGGGCCGCATGCTGGCACTGGCTGAGAAATACTCTGCAGCTATCCCGGTTCTCGAAAAGGCGCTCAATGCCGGTGTTGAACACCCAGGTGAAGTTCACTTCGAACTGGCTCTGGCTCATCTTCAACTGAAGCAGTACAAGTCCGCACATCGCCGTGCGAAACTGGCTGCCCAGGACAAGAAGACCGAGCGCAGTGCCAAGAGCTATGTCTCTTACATCGAAGAGAAAGCACGTATCAACAACGTGACTCTGTAA
- a CDS encoding diguanylate cyclase domain-containing protein, with protein MIYSFRNSGFRDPETGVYNQTYFLEVFNREWHRHIREQQSLALLYLYPHLRETIKHPGILELFTKEIEGALLRATDLLARMSDDCFALGLFNIDTEGTSVVTERIESAIREFVHKYDKDHSVQMEYKLAACVCSPNREQRIEKLFTNTETIAKLLEQDKGKHSVMEQLQ; from the coding sequence ATGATTTATTCATTTCGTAATTCCGGATTCAGGGATCCGGAGACGGGCGTCTACAATCAAACCTATTTTTTGGAAGTGTTCAATCGCGAATGGCACAGGCACATTCGTGAACAACAAAGTCTGGCGCTATTGTATCTGTACCCTCACCTGCGCGAAACCATTAAACACCCCGGTATTTTAGAGCTGTTTACCAAAGAAATTGAAGGCGCCCTATTACGGGCGACTGACCTGCTGGCAAGGATGAGTGATGACTGCTTCGCGCTGGGACTGTTTAACATAGATACCGAAGGTACATCTGTGGTGACCGAGCGCATCGAAAGCGCTATACGGGAGTTTGTACACAAATATGATAAGGACCACAGCGTGCAAATGGAGTACAAGCTGGCCGCCTGTGTCTGCAGTCCCAATCGTGAGCAGCGGATCGAAAAGCTGTTTACCAATACCGAAACCATCGCCAAATTACTCGAGCAGGACAAAGGCAAACATTCGGTGATGGAGCAGCTGCAATAG